The genomic stretch CGTATGCCGTACACTTTGCTGCATCTTCGTAGGGTTTAACCATACGATATGCGGCAAAGTGTACGGGTTACAGTGATGACTTTAGTTCGGCTGTGAGCTTTAGCCGCGAATCTGGGCGCGGATCGCCTCAACAGTTTCGCGGGCAGTGGTATTCTCCCCCAGCCTATTCGGTTTGCCCGCACCGTGGTAGTCGCTGGAACCGGTCACTAAAAGCTCACGGTCGCGCGCAAATTCCAGCAGACGCGCACGGTTCGGTTCAGAATTTTCGCGATGGTAGACCTCGACCCCGGCGAGGCCCGCATCCACCATCTGTCCCAGGTACTCAAGGGGCAACGCAGGACCACGATTTTCACTCATCGGATGCGCCACCACCGGCACACCGCCCGCCGCGCGCACCAGCCGAGTCGCTTCCAGCGGGTCCATGCTCTCTTGCGGCACATAGTAGGGTGAGCCCGCATAAAGAATACGACCGAACGCCTCCTCACGGCTGGCGACGATTCCGGCGGCAATCAGCGCATCCGCAATATGGGGTCGCCCCACCGATGCGTTCTCTTCACCCGTCTGTTCCTGCACATGCTCCCAGGTGAGCGGGTAGTCGGCGGATAGTAGCTCAACGATGCGCCGTGCCCGCCCCGCACGCGAGCGCCGAATTTCCTCAACTCGCCGCGCCAGCTCGGAGGATTGCGGATCATACCCGTAGGCCAGCAGATGCACGCTCTTAGTACGCTTTCGCCCCTGCTCATCGCAATACGTGTACCGGCACGAAAACTCGGCACCGGGCAGAAAATCCAGCCCGTACTCCCCCGCCAGCTCGGCCGCCTGCGACCATCCGCACGCGGTGTCATGGTCGGTAAGCGCGAATCCTGTCAGTCCCGCCTCGTGAATAAGCGGAATTAATTCGGTGAGCGGCTGAGTGCCATCAGAAATTGCAGAGTGAATATGCAGATCGTAACGTTCGGTCATAGTTCTAACTCTAACGCACCCCACGTCCGCATCACCCGCGATAGCGCCTCGCTCAAGGCGATTTCCCGCGGAAAATAGCGGCGGTATACCGGCGATTTCTCGCGGCGCGTGGGATAGAATACAACTATGACTGAAAATACGAAGAAGAGCACCGGAGCTCCAACAACAGATCACCGCGATACCCCCAAAGCGTCAGCTTTTCAGGAGTTCATCGCATCTAACTGGGAGCCCGCTGCTGATGATGGCTATACCCGTGAACGCGTCGCCGATTTTGCGGCGCAACGTCGTAAGAAGATTTCCCAAAAGTTCCCAGGTGAGCGTCTGGTTCTACCCGCGGGGCCGCTGAAGGTTCGCTCGAACGATTGCGATTACCGTTTCCGCCCGCATTCGGCGTTTGCACACCAGACCGGGTTGGGTGTTGATCATGAGGCTGACGCCGTGCTGGTCTTTGAGCCTGTAGATGAAGGTACCGGCGATAACGGCTCGAACCATGAGGTTACCCTGTATTTCCGCCCGTTAGCTGGCCGTGACACCACGCAGTTTTATGCGGATGCGCGTTACGGCGAGTTCTGGGTTGGTCCGCGCCCCACGCTCAAGGAGTTTTCGGAGCGT from Rothia dentocariosa ATCC 17931 encodes the following:
- a CDS encoding PHP domain-containing protein — encoded protein: MTERYDLHIHSAISDGTQPLTELIPLIHEAGLTGFALTDHDTACGWSQAAELAGEYGLDFLPGAEFSCRYTYCDEQGRKRTKSVHLLAYGYDPQSSELARRVEEIRRSRAGRARRIVELLSADYPLTWEHVQEQTGEENASVGRPHIADALIAAGIVASREEAFGRILYAGSPYYVPQESMDPLEATRLVRAAGGVPVVAHPMSENRGPALPLEYLGQMVDAGLAGVEVYHRENSEPNRARLLEFARDRELLVTGSSDYHGAGKPNRLGENTTARETVEAIRAQIRG